One part of the Glycine soja cultivar W05 chromosome 11, ASM419377v2, whole genome shotgun sequence genome encodes these proteins:
- the LOC114373189 gene encoding zinc finger protein CONSTANS-LIKE 1-like: MKNCELCKLPARTFCESDQASLCWDCDAKVHGANFLVERHTRTLLCHACQSPTPWKASGAALGNTVSLCERCAGGTTEQGQESQGGNDDDIDTDDEDDYDESEDEVAADEEDGDNQVVPWSSEPPPPAPSSSSSEESVSRCNNVDEVSTTLKRRRQEDNDFQGWNSNNWGCERSEVERGGWLVRLRRRTADDVAVEQRSARAASPDGCCGDRASEDV; the protein is encoded by the exons ATGAAGAACTGCGAGTTGTGCAAGCTTCCGGCTCGGACTTTCTGCGAGTCGGACCAGGCTAGCTTATGCTGGGACTGCGACGCCAAGGTTCATGGAGCCAACTTCCTCGTGGAAAGACACACGCGCACGCTCCTCTGCCACGCGTGCCAGTCGCCCACGCCGTGGAAGGCCTCCGGCGCCGCCCTCGGAAACACCGTCTCGCTGTGCGAGAGATGCGCCGGCGGAACCACCGAACAAGGTCAAGAGAGCCAAGGAGGCAATGACGACGACATAGACACCGACGATGAGGATGACTACGATGAGAGCGAGGACGAGGTTGCCGCCGACGAGGAGGACGGAGACAACCAGGTTGTCCCTTGGTCCTCCGAGCCGCCGCCACCAGCCCCGAGCTCTTCCAGCAGCGAAGAGTCGGTTAGCCGGTGCAACAACGTGGACGAGGTTTCGACCACATTGAAACGCCGTCGCCAGGAGGACAATGATTTTCAG GGTTGGAATTCGAATAATTGGGGATGTGAACGGAGCGAAGTGGAGAGAGGAGGTTGGTTGGTTCGGTTGCGGCGGAGAACCGCCGATGATGTGGCGGTTGAGCAACGGAGTGCTAGAGCGGCGTCTCCAGACGGTTGCTGTGGTGATAGAGCATCTGAAGACGTTTGA
- the LOC114376688 gene encoding G-type lectin S-receptor-like serine/threonine-protein kinase At4g03230 isoform X2, producing the protein MRTGELLLFFSFLVSLALWFQLCFAGDTLIAGQEITQNRTGNLVSSSRTFELGFFSLSGEKKYYLGIWYRELEKETQKAVWVANRDKPVEDSSRVFRIAEDGNMVVEGASSKRYWSSKLEASSSKNTTVKLLDSGNLVLMDDNLGITSYLWQSFQNPTDTFLPGMKMDANLSLISWKDATDPLPGNFSFKLIHGQKFVVEKHLKRYWTLDAIDYRIARLLENATSGKVPYKLSGITLYPERPYRYGKSMLLMNYSGEIQFLKWDEDDRQWDKRWSRPADKCDIYNCCGSFGFCNKNNLNLNLEPCRCLPGFRRRPAGEIQDKGCVRKSTSSCIDKKDVMFLNLTNIKVGDLPDQESFDGTEAECQSLCLNNNTKCSESQCQAYSYSNSTSYDRDHSSTCKIWRRDLSTLPERYNSDFLEEFVPGPILSILVKRSDIVPYAKSCEPCGIYVIPYPLSTGPNCGDPMYNNFNCNKSTGQVTFKILGGTSHQVIWIDEDTRMFYIQPNGSYPCNSSNQNITPNFPFNVTDQCSEADDDGKIKITWLPAPEPPCTELIDCHNWPHSTCRETREGGSRCRCDSNYKWNNTIMSCTLEHSTNQLELILIVILSGMAILACTIAFAIVRRKKKAHELGQANARIQESLYESERHVKGLIGLGSLAEKDIEGIEVPCYTFASILAATANFSDSNKLGRGGYGPVYKGTFPGGQDIAVKRLSSVSTQGLQEFKNEVILIAKLQHRNLVRLRGYCIKGDEKILLYEYMPNKSLDSFIFDRTRTLLLDWPMRFEIILGIARGLLYLHQDSRLRVIHRDLKTSNILLDEDMNPKISDFGLAKIFGGKETEASTERIVGTYGYMAPEYALDGFFSIKSDVFSFGVVLLEILSGKKNTGFYQSKQISSLLGHAWKLWTEKKLLDLMDQSLGETCNENQFIKCAVIGLLCIQDEPGDRPTMSNVLYMLDIETATMPIPTQPTFFVNKHFSSSASSSSKPEISLQFESSYQEGR; encoded by the exons ATGAGAACTGGTGAGCTTCTGttgttcttttcctttcttgtttctttggcGCTATGGTTCCAACTCTGTTTCGCTGGAGATACTTTGATCGCTGGCCAGGAGATAACTCAGAACAGGACTGGGAACCTTGTTTCATCTAGCCGCACATTTGAGCTGGGCTTCTTTTCTTTaagtggagaaaaaaaatactacttggGGATATGGTATCGCGAGTTGGAGAAGGAAACACAAAAAGCGGTATGGGTTGCCAATAGAGACAAGCCTGTTGAAGATTCCAGTAGAGTTTTTCGAATTGCAGAGGATGGAAATATGGTGGTAGAAGGTGCTTCATCAAAAAGATATTGGTCCTCTAAACTTGAAGCCTCCTCGTCCAAAAACACAACAGTGAAGCTCCTAGATTCAGGGAACCTAGTACTAATGGACGATAACTTGGGAATTACGAGTTACCTGTGGCAGAGCTTCCAAAACCCAACAGACACGTTTCTACCTGGCATGAAAATGGATGCAAATTTATCGTTGATTTCTTGGAAAGACGCCACTGACCCCTTGCCTGggaacttctcctttaagctgaTTCATGGTCAAAAGTTCGTAGTGGAAAAGCACTTAAAGCGTTACTGGACACTTGATGCAATTGATTATAGAATTGCTAGGTTGTTGGAAAACGCCACTTCGGGTAAAGTACCGTACAAATTATCAGGAATAACTTTATATCCAGAGAGACCTTACAGATACGGGAAATCAATGCTATTAATGAATTATAGCGGGGAGATACAATTTCTCAAGTGGGATGAGGATGACCGGCAATGGGATAAACGCTGGTCAAGGCCTGCTGACAAGTGCGACATATATAACTGTTGCGGGAGCTTCGGCTTctgtaacaaaaataatttgaatctgAATCTGGAGCCTTGCAGATGTTTACCAGGATTCCGTCGCCGGCCTGCCGGAGAAATCCAAGACAAAGGATGTGTTAGAAAATCAACATCATCGTGTATCGACAAGAAGGACGTGATGTTCCTGAACTTAACCAACATAAAAGTTGGTGATCTCCCAGACCAAGAATCCTTTGACGGAACAGAAGCAGAATGTCAATCATTATGCCTTAACAATAATACCAAGTGTTCTGAGTCTCAGTGCCAGGCATATTCATATAGTAATAGTACGTCATATGATCGAGATCACTCCTCGACATGCAAGATCTGGAGACGAGATTTATCTACTCTTCCAGAGAGGTACAATAGTGATTTTCTAGAGGAGTTCGTTCCTGGTCCTATTCTGTCTATCCTGGTTAAGAGATCAGATATAG TACCTTATGCAAAATCTTGTGAACCATGCGGCATATACGTGATTCCTTATCCGCTAAGCACTGGGCCAAACTGTGGAGACCCCATGTACAacaacttcaattgtaataaatCGACAGGCCAAGTTACCTTCAAGATACTGGGAGGAACATCACACCAAGTTATTTGGATCGATGAAGATACCAGAATGTTTTACATTCAGCCAAATGGTTCATATCCCTGTAATTCCAGCAATCAAAATATCACGCCTAATTTTCCATTTAATGTAACTGATCAGTGTTCTGAAGCTGATGATGATGGAAAGATTAAAATTACTTGGCTACCAGCACCAGAACCGCCCTGTACTGAGCTAATAGATTGCCACAATTGGCCCCATTCGACATGCAGAGAAACAAGGGAAGGAGGAAGCAGGTGCCGTTGTGACTCAAACTATAAGTGGAATAACACAATCATGAGTTGCACCTTAG AGCATTCAACCAACCAGCTGGAATTGATTCTTATAGTAATTCTTAGTGGCATGGCTATTCTGGCATGCACAATAGCATTTGCCATAGTgcggagaaagaaaaaagctcATGAGCTtg GTCAGGCAAATGCTCGGATTCAGGAGAGCTTATATGAGAGTGAAAGACATGTGAAAGGTTTGATTGGCTTAGGAAGTTTAGCAGAAAAAGACATTGAAGGCATTGAAGTACCCTGTTATACCTTTGCAAGCATTCTAGCAGCTACAGCTAATTTTTCAGATTCTAACAAACTTGGAAGAGGAGGTTATGGGCCTGTGTATAAG GGAACGTTTCCTGGAGGTCAAGATATAGCAGTAAAAAGGCTTTCAAGTGTTTCCACTCAAGGCTTACAGGAATTCAAGAATGAGGTTATTTTGATAGCAAAACTTCAACATCGGAACCTTGTTAGACTCAGGGGCTATTGCATAAAAGGAGATGAAAAAATCTTACTTTATGAATACATGCCAAACAAGAGCTTGGACTCATTTATATTTG ACCGGACACGAACTTTACTCCTGGATTGGCCAATGCGGTTTGAGATAATTCTAGGCATTGCACGTGGCCTTCTCTATCTTCACCAAGACTCGAGATTGAGAGTGATTCATAGAGACCTCAAAACCAGCAACATTCTTCTAGATGAGGATATGAATCCAAAGATATCAGACTTTGGCCTTGCCAAAATATTTGGGGGAAAAGAAACTGAAGCAAGTACAGAGAGAATAGTTGGAACCTA tgGATATATGGCTCCAGAGTATGCCTTGGAtggatttttttcaatcaagtcGGATGTTTTCAGCTTTGGAGTAGTCCTACTAGAGATTCTTAGTGGAAAAAAGAACACCGGGTTCTATCAGTCCAAACAAATTTCTAGCCTTTTGGGTCAT GCATGGAAGTTATGGACAGAGAAGAAGCTACTGGATTTAATGGATCAATCCCTTGGTGAAACATGCAACGAAAATCAATTCATTAAATGTGCAGTTATTGGGCTATTATGTATACAAGATGAACCAGGTGATCGACCCACTATGTCAAATGTTTTGTACATGCTTGACATAGAGACAGCAACCATGCCAATTCCCACGCAACCAACCTTTTTTGTGAACAAGCATTTTTCTAGTTCAGCTTCCTCTTCTAGCAAACCAGAAATAAGTCTGCAATTTGAGAGTAGTTATCAAGAAGGTCGATAG
- the LOC114376688 gene encoding G-type lectin S-receptor-like serine/threonine-protein kinase At4g03230 isoform X1, which translates to MRTGELLLFFSFLVSLALWFQLCFAGDTLIAGQEITQNRTGNLVSSSRTFELGFFSLSGEKKYYLGIWYRELEKETQKAVWVANRDKPVEDSSRVFRIAEDGNMVVEGASSKRYWSSKLEASSSKNTTVKLLDSGNLVLMDDNLGITSYLWQSFQNPTDTFLPGMKMDANLSLISWKDATDPLPGNFSFKLIHGQKFVVEKHLKRYWTLDAIDYRIARLLENATSGKVPYKLSGITLYPERPYRYGKSMLLMNYSGEIQFLKWDEDDRQWDKRWSRPADKCDIYNCCGSFGFCNKNNLNLNLEPCRCLPGFRRRPAGEIQDKGCVRKSTSSCIDKKDVMFLNLTNIKVGDLPDQESFDGTEAECQSLCLNNNTKCSESQCQAYSYSNSTSYDRDHSSTCKIWRRDLSTLPERYNSDFLEEFVPGPILSILVKRSDIVPYAKSCEPCGIYVIPYPLSTGPNCGDPMYNNFNCNKSTGQVTFKILGGTSHQVIWIDEDTRMFYIQPNGSYPCNSSNQNITPNFPFNVTDQCSEADDDGKIKITWLPAPEPPCTELIDCHNWPHSTCRETREGGSRCRCDSNYKWNNTIMSCTLEEHSTNQLELILIVILSGMAILACTIAFAIVRRKKKAHELGQANARIQESLYESERHVKGLIGLGSLAEKDIEGIEVPCYTFASILAATANFSDSNKLGRGGYGPVYKGTFPGGQDIAVKRLSSVSTQGLQEFKNEVILIAKLQHRNLVRLRGYCIKGDEKILLYEYMPNKSLDSFIFDRTRTLLLDWPMRFEIILGIARGLLYLHQDSRLRVIHRDLKTSNILLDEDMNPKISDFGLAKIFGGKETEASTERIVGTYGYMAPEYALDGFFSIKSDVFSFGVVLLEILSGKKNTGFYQSKQISSLLGHAWKLWTEKKLLDLMDQSLGETCNENQFIKCAVIGLLCIQDEPGDRPTMSNVLYMLDIETATMPIPTQPTFFVNKHFSSSASSSSKPEISLQFESSYQEGR; encoded by the exons ATGAGAACTGGTGAGCTTCTGttgttcttttcctttcttgtttctttggcGCTATGGTTCCAACTCTGTTTCGCTGGAGATACTTTGATCGCTGGCCAGGAGATAACTCAGAACAGGACTGGGAACCTTGTTTCATCTAGCCGCACATTTGAGCTGGGCTTCTTTTCTTTaagtggagaaaaaaaatactacttggGGATATGGTATCGCGAGTTGGAGAAGGAAACACAAAAAGCGGTATGGGTTGCCAATAGAGACAAGCCTGTTGAAGATTCCAGTAGAGTTTTTCGAATTGCAGAGGATGGAAATATGGTGGTAGAAGGTGCTTCATCAAAAAGATATTGGTCCTCTAAACTTGAAGCCTCCTCGTCCAAAAACACAACAGTGAAGCTCCTAGATTCAGGGAACCTAGTACTAATGGACGATAACTTGGGAATTACGAGTTACCTGTGGCAGAGCTTCCAAAACCCAACAGACACGTTTCTACCTGGCATGAAAATGGATGCAAATTTATCGTTGATTTCTTGGAAAGACGCCACTGACCCCTTGCCTGggaacttctcctttaagctgaTTCATGGTCAAAAGTTCGTAGTGGAAAAGCACTTAAAGCGTTACTGGACACTTGATGCAATTGATTATAGAATTGCTAGGTTGTTGGAAAACGCCACTTCGGGTAAAGTACCGTACAAATTATCAGGAATAACTTTATATCCAGAGAGACCTTACAGATACGGGAAATCAATGCTATTAATGAATTATAGCGGGGAGATACAATTTCTCAAGTGGGATGAGGATGACCGGCAATGGGATAAACGCTGGTCAAGGCCTGCTGACAAGTGCGACATATATAACTGTTGCGGGAGCTTCGGCTTctgtaacaaaaataatttgaatctgAATCTGGAGCCTTGCAGATGTTTACCAGGATTCCGTCGCCGGCCTGCCGGAGAAATCCAAGACAAAGGATGTGTTAGAAAATCAACATCATCGTGTATCGACAAGAAGGACGTGATGTTCCTGAACTTAACCAACATAAAAGTTGGTGATCTCCCAGACCAAGAATCCTTTGACGGAACAGAAGCAGAATGTCAATCATTATGCCTTAACAATAATACCAAGTGTTCTGAGTCTCAGTGCCAGGCATATTCATATAGTAATAGTACGTCATATGATCGAGATCACTCCTCGACATGCAAGATCTGGAGACGAGATTTATCTACTCTTCCAGAGAGGTACAATAGTGATTTTCTAGAGGAGTTCGTTCCTGGTCCTATTCTGTCTATCCTGGTTAAGAGATCAGATATAG TACCTTATGCAAAATCTTGTGAACCATGCGGCATATACGTGATTCCTTATCCGCTAAGCACTGGGCCAAACTGTGGAGACCCCATGTACAacaacttcaattgtaataaatCGACAGGCCAAGTTACCTTCAAGATACTGGGAGGAACATCACACCAAGTTATTTGGATCGATGAAGATACCAGAATGTTTTACATTCAGCCAAATGGTTCATATCCCTGTAATTCCAGCAATCAAAATATCACGCCTAATTTTCCATTTAATGTAACTGATCAGTGTTCTGAAGCTGATGATGATGGAAAGATTAAAATTACTTGGCTACCAGCACCAGAACCGCCCTGTACTGAGCTAATAGATTGCCACAATTGGCCCCATTCGACATGCAGAGAAACAAGGGAAGGAGGAAGCAGGTGCCGTTGTGACTCAAACTATAAGTGGAATAACACAATCATGAGTTGCACCTTAG AAGAGCATTCAACCAACCAGCTGGAATTGATTCTTATAGTAATTCTTAGTGGCATGGCTATTCTGGCATGCACAATAGCATTTGCCATAGTgcggagaaagaaaaaagctcATGAGCTtg GTCAGGCAAATGCTCGGATTCAGGAGAGCTTATATGAGAGTGAAAGACATGTGAAAGGTTTGATTGGCTTAGGAAGTTTAGCAGAAAAAGACATTGAAGGCATTGAAGTACCCTGTTATACCTTTGCAAGCATTCTAGCAGCTACAGCTAATTTTTCAGATTCTAACAAACTTGGAAGAGGAGGTTATGGGCCTGTGTATAAG GGAACGTTTCCTGGAGGTCAAGATATAGCAGTAAAAAGGCTTTCAAGTGTTTCCACTCAAGGCTTACAGGAATTCAAGAATGAGGTTATTTTGATAGCAAAACTTCAACATCGGAACCTTGTTAGACTCAGGGGCTATTGCATAAAAGGAGATGAAAAAATCTTACTTTATGAATACATGCCAAACAAGAGCTTGGACTCATTTATATTTG ACCGGACACGAACTTTACTCCTGGATTGGCCAATGCGGTTTGAGATAATTCTAGGCATTGCACGTGGCCTTCTCTATCTTCACCAAGACTCGAGATTGAGAGTGATTCATAGAGACCTCAAAACCAGCAACATTCTTCTAGATGAGGATATGAATCCAAAGATATCAGACTTTGGCCTTGCCAAAATATTTGGGGGAAAAGAAACTGAAGCAAGTACAGAGAGAATAGTTGGAACCTA tgGATATATGGCTCCAGAGTATGCCTTGGAtggatttttttcaatcaagtcGGATGTTTTCAGCTTTGGAGTAGTCCTACTAGAGATTCTTAGTGGAAAAAAGAACACCGGGTTCTATCAGTCCAAACAAATTTCTAGCCTTTTGGGTCAT GCATGGAAGTTATGGACAGAGAAGAAGCTACTGGATTTAATGGATCAATCCCTTGGTGAAACATGCAACGAAAATCAATTCATTAAATGTGCAGTTATTGGGCTATTATGTATACAAGATGAACCAGGTGATCGACCCACTATGTCAAATGTTTTGTACATGCTTGACATAGAGACAGCAACCATGCCAATTCCCACGCAACCAACCTTTTTTGTGAACAAGCATTTTTCTAGTTCAGCTTCCTCTTCTAGCAAACCAGAAATAAGTCTGCAATTTGAGAGTAGTTATCAAGAAGGTCGATAG